Proteins found in one Geomonas subterranea genomic segment:
- a CDS encoding C-GCAxxG-C-C family protein produces MNKEKQQELISRRDLLKGSLCLGVCLAAGNISGEAGAAADAKTAAGRPEAARKHFLKSTNCSQAILENYAPAYGISPEAAGRLATGFAGGMTTGHECGAVTAAYMVLGLAYGPKERKVFPKVEAFNKEFKARHGELGCSQLLGIDMSTRKGMKEADSKGLFKTRCPHLVKSAGEILEEMI; encoded by the coding sequence ATGAACAAGGAAAAGCAACAGGAACTGATCAGCAGGCGCGACTTGCTGAAAGGCTCGCTCTGCCTGGGCGTCTGCCTCGCAGCGGGAAACATCTCCGGCGAGGCCGGGGCGGCCGCCGACGCCAAGACCGCGGCAGGACGCCCGGAAGCGGCCAGGAAACATTTCCTGAAATCGACGAACTGCTCCCAGGCTATCCTGGAGAATTACGCTCCCGCTTACGGCATCTCTCCCGAAGCGGCCGGCAGGCTCGCCACCGGATTCGCCGGAGGGATGACCACCGGCCACGAGTGCGGCGCGGTCACCGCGGCCTACATGGTGCTTGGCCTCGCTTACGGCCCCAAGGAAAGGAAGGTGTTCCCGAAGGTCGAGGCATTCAACAAGGAGTTCAAGGCGCGCCACGGAGAACTGGGGTGTTCGCAGCTCCTCGGCATCGACATGTCGACCAGGAAAGGGATGAAAGAGGCCGACAGCAAGGGGCTCTTCAAGACCCGCTGCCCCCATTTAGTGAAAAGCGCCGGGGAGATCCTCGAGGAAATGATCTAG
- a CDS encoding ABC transporter permease — MNWNRLCAMARKEMIQIRRDARSIGIVIAMPIVMMFAFGYGVSFDTKHIPVYVYDQEKSQQSQDFLKRFQASVYFKVVKTVASYPELVQAIDKGDCQIGLVVPPDFSRKLRSGQKVSIQAIFDGTDSNSASLGMSYTEAVAQAHSQQLQLEWLQGRGQGEARLPLSVDARTWFNENLESMVTIVPGVVAMVMAVVGTFLTSLTVAREWERGTMEQLISTPVTPLEIMLGKLAPYVAIGLADTTLCAIMGVWWFGVPFRGHIWVFLLSTFLFLTVVLSLGYFFSVVAKTQLAASQISLIATFLPAFLLSGFVYPIDQMPAMVQGITHIVPARYYMAILRNVFLKGSPVLTMWQDFLGLAIFAALLGLAATRVFRKKLA; from the coding sequence ATGAACTGGAACAGGCTCTGCGCCATGGCACGCAAGGAAATGATCCAGATCCGGCGCGACGCCCGCAGCATCGGCATCGTCATCGCCATGCCCATCGTGATGATGTTCGCCTTCGGCTACGGCGTGAGCTTCGACACCAAACACATCCCGGTCTACGTCTACGACCAGGAGAAGAGCCAGCAAAGCCAGGACTTCCTCAAACGGTTCCAGGCCTCGGTCTACTTCAAGGTGGTAAAAACGGTGGCAAGCTACCCGGAACTGGTGCAGGCGATCGACAAGGGAGATTGCCAGATCGGCCTCGTGGTCCCTCCCGACTTCTCCAGGAAACTCCGCTCGGGGCAGAAGGTGAGCATTCAGGCGATTTTCGACGGCACCGACAGCAACAGCGCGAGCCTGGGGATGAGCTACACCGAGGCGGTGGCGCAGGCGCACTCCCAGCAACTCCAGCTCGAATGGCTGCAGGGGCGCGGACAGGGGGAGGCGCGGCTTCCCTTGAGCGTCGACGCCCGGACCTGGTTCAACGAGAACCTGGAAAGCATGGTCACCATCGTCCCGGGCGTGGTGGCCATGGTGATGGCGGTGGTCGGGACCTTCCTCACATCACTCACCGTGGCACGGGAATGGGAGCGCGGCACCATGGAGCAGCTCATCTCGACGCCGGTGACTCCCTTGGAGATCATGCTCGGCAAACTCGCACCCTACGTGGCGATCGGTCTCGCCGACACCACCCTCTGCGCCATCATGGGGGTATGGTGGTTCGGCGTCCCCTTCCGCGGGCACATCTGGGTCTTCCTGCTGAGCACCTTCCTGTTCCTTACCGTGGTCCTTTCGCTGGGGTACTTCTTTTCAGTAGTCGCCAAGACGCAGCTCGCGGCGAGCCAGATCTCGCTGATCGCCACCTTCCTCCCCGCGTTTCTCCTGTCCGGCTTCGTGTACCCGATCGACCAGATGCCGGCGATGGTCCAGGGCATCACCCACATCGTGCCCGCCCGCTACTACATGGCGATCCTGCGCAACGTCTTCTTGAAGGGGTCGCCCGTCCTTACCATGTGGCAGGATTTCCTGGGGCTCGCCATCTTCGCGGCCCTGCTGGGGCTTGCCGCCACGCGGGTCTTCCGCAAAAAACTCGCCTGA
- a CDS encoding ABC transporter permease produces the protein MLGRLRQMLIKEFLHVIRDKRARFFLFAPPVIQTLVFGYAATLEIKHVPIAVVDYDNSQVSRDLISRFQASRYFQVRRVADRREIPDLIDRSEVTMALQINSGFARDLRKGETAHLQVIVDASNSNTALVGLGYLNQVAQGFARQYRLDALNRQAPAVAATLPEIVVERRPWYNPDMSSQWFFVPGVIGNLVLVIVVTLTAFAVVREREIGTLEQIMVTPIRRTEFILGKTIPFFLIGLLDTALISLAGTLWFRVPLTGSFLVLAAGTVCFILCMLGVGLFISTVSATQQQAMVTSFFFIMPAVIFSGFGSPISSMPEILQWLTYLNPLRYQEVVLRSVYLKGVGFDVLWPQMAAMALIAAVMLTVSVLRFRKSLE, from the coding sequence ATGCTCGGTCGCCTGCGCCAGATGCTGATCAAGGAGTTCCTGCACGTCATCCGTGACAAGAGGGCGAGATTCTTCCTGTTCGCCCCACCGGTCATCCAGACGCTGGTCTTCGGCTACGCCGCCACGCTGGAGATCAAGCACGTCCCGATCGCCGTCGTGGACTACGACAACAGCCAGGTGAGCCGGGACCTCATCTCCCGCTTCCAGGCGAGCCGCTACTTCCAGGTGCGCCGTGTCGCCGACCGCCGGGAGATCCCGGACCTGATCGACCGGAGCGAGGTCACCATGGCGCTGCAGATCAATTCGGGGTTCGCGCGCGATCTGCGCAAGGGGGAGACCGCGCACCTTCAGGTGATAGTCGACGCCAGCAACTCCAACACGGCGCTGGTGGGGCTTGGTTACCTGAACCAGGTGGCACAAGGGTTCGCCCGGCAGTACCGGCTCGATGCGCTGAACCGCCAGGCTCCCGCCGTCGCCGCCACGCTCCCCGAGATCGTCGTCGAGCGCCGCCCCTGGTACAACCCCGACATGAGCAGCCAGTGGTTCTTCGTGCCGGGGGTGATCGGCAACCTGGTCCTGGTGATCGTGGTCACCCTGACCGCCTTCGCGGTGGTGCGGGAGCGCGAGATCGGCACCCTGGAACAGATCATGGTGACGCCGATACGGCGCACCGAATTCATCCTGGGCAAGACCATCCCCTTCTTCCTGATCGGGCTCCTGGACACGGCGCTGATCAGCCTGGCGGGGACGCTCTGGTTCCGCGTGCCGCTCACCGGCAGTTTCCTGGTGCTGGCCGCCGGGACCGTCTGCTTCATCCTGTGCATGCTCGGCGTCGGGCTCTTCATCTCCACCGTCTCGGCGACCCAGCAGCAGGCCATGGTGACCAGCTTCTTCTTCATCATGCCCGCCGTCATCTTCTCCGGCTTCGGATCCCCCATCTCCAGCATGCCGGAAATCCTGCAGTGGCTCACCTACCTGAACCCGCTGCGCTACCAGGAGGTGGTGCTGCGAAGCGTCTACCTGAAAGGGGTCGGCTTCGATGTGCTCTGGCCCCAGATGGCCGCCATGGCGCTCATCGCCGCGGTCATGCTCACCGTGAGCGTGCTTCGCTTCCGCAAGTCGCTGGAATAG